AGCTGGTACACCCATAGGAGGTGCAGGCAGTCTTGGAAAAACGAAAGGTACTGGTACTAGGGATGGGAAACCTAATAAGGGTCAAATATTGACGCAAGCAGTGGAATACGTTATGTATCTTCAGAACCAAGTTGATATGAAGAACCGTGAAGAGGTGGAGCTTATTCTGAAAGTCAAAGAATTGAATAAGCTTACCGGAACTGTCGTCAACGACATTAATTTGGAAAATACTAGCGCGGAAGTGGCTTTGGCTAAAATTGGGGTTGGGCCATTAGTGGAAGTCCTGGAAGAATATTATGGTTCTGTTAATAATAGCAATGTAGCCAGCAAAAAGCCACGTGAACGCAACAATAACTTTGAGTACGGAGGGTACGCTGAATATGCGAATGATGTATGAGAACCACTACTATATAAATGACgatgataatgatgatCAGTTTAAATAAGTTGAATTACAGCTGTTAGCGACATACTGGTGAAGTATGTGAAGACTTTGGGGGTTTGTAGATTTTCAAAAGTTAGCCGCGACTTAAAACGGTGATCTCTATTCTAGTGGGTATTAACTAGGTGGTAGATTGTGTACTATCGATGTATATTATATAAGCACTAGATTTAAATCACATATTACGAGCGGGCTTAAATGTTAAGTGACCGTCAATCAGCTCAGTCACATTTTCAGTTTTTTTAGAAGAAAGCAGTATGGGTCTGGTCATTTTTAAGATATTCAATACGCAAAGTCTTAGATTCTGGTGTTAAAGGAAGGGAGTCAGAACGTACCCAAGCTTGTCAAAACAAATGACGTCTGAGCGGCATTTTGGGTTAAACGGCGGAAAGAGATCAGTTGAGGACTCTCCAGAGTTAGAGTCGTCGAAGAAGATAAAAGTAGACATCGATGACGGTTCAAGTAgtaataatgaagaaaaggaaaataAAGAGCTCTTAGAGGCTGCAAAGGTGGATGAACTTGATGAGATTGTTAATGAATATGTAGAGAAGAATGAAAGTGTTTCAGATGGGTTTACTACAGAATATATACCAACAAAGCCACAGCAGCCAGTAATGCTAACGAAAAACCCTGAAACTGGTAAATATGTTTTCCCTACTATTACCAAAGAGGATTCATTGAATGCGCGGTACTTTTTGAAGTACTATGGTTCAGCCCAATTCTTAGACTCCTACCTACCGGAAGATTTGAACTCTTTATATGTGTTTCATTTGATAAAACTTTTAGGATTTCAGTTGAAGGATCGTGAACTGTTAGCTGCTGTGCAGAAGGTTGTTTTTAATAATGTTGGAACTAGTTTACCTCCACCACCTGGTCCAAATCCCGCTGTGGAGAAGGTAACTCTCCCGCAGTTGTCTAGTGGGAATGCAAATCAA
The Eremothecium sinecaudum strain ATCC 58844 chromosome II, complete sequence DNA segment above includes these coding regions:
- the RTG1 gene encoding Rtg1p (Syntenic homolog of Ashbya gossypii AEL012C; Syntenic homolog of Saccharomyces cerevisiae YOL067C (RTG1)), with the protein product MSSFSCSVPSSIVSNSTVASDRSERKRRDNINDRIQELLNVIPEEFFQEYYQKRKEQDSEAGTPIGGAGSLGKTKGTGTRDGKPNKGQILTQAVEYVMYLQNQVDMKNREEVELILKVKELNKLTGTVVNDINLENTSAEVALAKIGVGPLVEVLEEYYGSVNNSNVASKKPRERNNNFEYGGYAEYANDV